AGCAAATTGGAGGGATTCAATTGTATTCGATTTCCAAGATGGACCCCTAAAACCTGAAGCTTTTCCTCCGGTATGCAGGTACTAATAAATCTACAACCGAAAATGAATAATTCaaagccacacacacacacacgtatgTCTACCGTCTTTGCAAATTTAACCAAAACACTTGAGTGTTGGTTTTCTTCAGGGAGTCTGTGAAAGAGTACATGAAAAACATCATCGAACTAAGCAAAGGGCTGTCCGAATTACTGTCAGAGGCTTTGGGACTTAGGAGTGACTACCTGGCCCGTATAGAATGCATGAAAAGCGAATCACTGGTTTGTCACTACTACCCAGTTTGTCCTGAGCCACACTTGACCCTTGGCACAACAAAGCATTCAGATCCATCCTGTCTAACTTTACTTTTGCAAGACAGTATTGGAGGCCTCCAAGTCCTCCATCAAAACCACTGGGTCGACGTTCCACCAGTGCAAGGAGCACTAGTTGCCAACATCGGTGACTTTATGCAGGTAGTCTAGTTTCTGTTCACACAAATCTTGCTCTTGTTTAAGTTAGAAAAcctaagaaataaaaagaggCGAATCCTCGGCCTAAAACTACTCTTTCTCATGTTCATGGTATTATCTATTCACAAACTGGTTTTTGTAGCTTATCACAAATGACAAGTTCAGAAGCGTGGAGCACAGGGTGCTGGCTGGACGTGCTGGGCCCAGGGTCTCACTTGCATGCTTTTTCTATCCAAGTCCTACTCACAAATTTAAGCCCTATGGACCAATAAAGGAGTTTCTATCTGACAAGGATCCACCCGTATACAGGGAGACTCATATTAGTGAATATCTTGCCCATTACAGATCCAAGGGGCTGGATGGCCACTCGGCCCTTCCTCACTTCAAACTCTAACCCATCCTATATAGCAGTAGAGTGAAGGTTTGAGGTACTGCAAAGTCATTTATATCAGAGGAAGCCACTAAAAGTCatttatattatagtttatttataattttactgcTTGTTTCATTACAATGTAGGGATTCTGGCGGGAAGAAATTTTTAATCGATGTACCCATTTTAGATCAAAGAAAGAACCAAAAGAATTGGAACCAaaaaagagatttaaaatagagttatgctattGAACCATCTGAAATTTATCGACTCTTGTCACAACATTATCACGTGatttattactaaaaaaaaaatcaaaataaaaaagtgtcTGAAACacataaaagaagaagattgaAAACCATAGATTCATTCTATCCATTTTTTGCTTGGAGTAATGGTTGGTACAATCCCAAATAGACATGCCCACACAAGCCCTTCGTAAAAAAAAGTAAGtcccacttaaaaaaaaaaaaaaaaaaaaaaaaaaaagattttttatactttttcatTGCGAGattcactctttttttctttaacaaaggaatttttttttttttttttttttttttttttttttttttttttttttttttaacaaaggaACTTAGcttatctatttgaaatttgtatAAATCACTATTCTTGTGTTTgtgtatgtgttttttttttttttcaataaaccACATGGCACCACGTGCTGGTGTCACATCAAGAGGATCATCTAAATACTTATAAGCTTCAAATGACTtagtagcattattctttaaaatactGCTTCAGGACTTATCTCTTCTCAATATTAATCCAACttccaaacaaataacaacaaaaCTTTCAAGCAGTAAATAGAGGGAAACAACAAATTCCATCTTTACATTTACACACTGCAAAGTAAGAGAGAAAAATGCTTTCAAGAAAATtgttggttttctttctttccatctTCCTTGGTCTTTCTTTTtaccctttttccttctttttttcatgTGTTGTGGTGGGGGACGAGAGGTTGTTCGAAGGAAAGCCTATAAATATCAAATACGACTTAGATATTTTACAGAGAAGCCTACATGAAAATCTCCAAGAGACGACAAGCCATCATGGTTGCATTGCTGGTTGCAATATTTGGACAAGGGACCACAATATATCCATTCTGTGTATGATTCTGTTGTTCTGGCCCTGAACAATTAGAACTTCCAAATAGTCAAACACGTCAACACTGGACACAGTCAATAAGAACCAAATATTCATCATCCATATTTCTGAACCTACCTCAACCACAAAACATACCCAAGTCTTCTCGCCCTCAGCTTCTGTTGCACCTTTTAAGATTGTCAGACCCAAACTTCTGATGGTCGCAGCTATCTCAAGAAAATGGCTGCAATCCTCACACAACATCTGCACATATCAGCTAGTCTAGTGGTAATAGTggaaattagaattaaaaaataactaaagataTGAAGGATAAAATAGAGTAGCATTTTCTTTGGAGAAGTAAATTGGACTGTCATGCATAATCTATTATTTAGTGGTTTCTGTGTCTTCTTTATTCTAAATCTTACTTCCAGAAACAAAACAAAGTGCTACCCCTATTAGCTATACATACCTCTACAAGCATCTGGCCACTCTTGTTAAGGTTCTCTACTATTATAGAACAAACTTTCAAATGGCCTCCCACCTCCACTGCCCAGCTTGAACCATGTTCAGCACCGGAGGATCCTATAATGCCTGCAGTTCCTTTGTCATGCAACTGCAAATTTAGTAGTAATATATAAGAAGAGAGGAGTGGCTTAGTATAAAACAGATATGGCCATGTTGATAGGCCGTAAGACATTAAAATCTCAGTTAGTTCATATCAACTTGAAGTCTAGCAGTTTATTGCCTGATGGACTTGGAGAAGGTATGATTAACACTTCTGCCATTAAAAACAGAATAATTGACGAGAGATGGACAATACTACCACCAGATTGACTTGGAGGAGTCCACTCCAAAGGAATTATAAGTAATTATCTACAGGCACTGCCACATATAATCAAAATTCAATAGTGCTCAATATTAtgcatacttgattaaaaaaacTGATCGGGTGATCAAAATCCACT
This is a stretch of genomic DNA from Carya illinoinensis cultivar Pawnee chromosome 3, C.illinoinensisPawnee_v1, whole genome shotgun sequence. It encodes these proteins:
- the LOC122305306 gene encoding 1-aminocyclopropane-1-carboxylate oxidase homolog 1-like; protein product: MELSINAGIPVLGNGLGYERAKEVKEFDETKAGVKGLVDSGVAKVPRFLIHPPESLPSSSPATMQYFKVPVIDLRGFESCPRTEIVDEIREASETWGFFQIVNHGVPATIIENMLEVVRRFHEQPNEEKMEWYSRDYKQRVRYYCNGDLLVSKAANWRDSIVFDFQDGPLKPEAFPPVCRESVKEYMKNIIELSKGLSELLSEALGLRSDYLARIECMKSESLVCHYYPVCPEPHLTLGTTKHSDPSCLTLLLQDSIGGLQVLHQNHWVDVPPVQGALVANIGDFMQLITNDKFRSVEHRVLAGRAGPRVSLACFFYPSPTHKFKPYGPIKEFLSDKDPPVYRETHISEYLAHYRSKGLDGHSALPHFKL